The Arctopsyche grandis isolate Sample6627 chromosome 5, ASM5162203v2, whole genome shotgun sequence genome includes a window with the following:
- the LOC143912343 gene encoding protein sax-3-like has product MVVARHQPATLQCRAEGLPTPTVRWFKDGVLLVGVGRRVVLPAGGLFFLRTTHARRDSDAGVYWCEAVNRYGTARSRNATLQVAVLREEFRLEPADTRAAAGDTALLECAPPRGTPEPSVSWKKNGQLLDLEDNLRIRIVDGGNLVIQDLKQTDDGRYQCIATNVVGKRESTVAHLIVDVKPFMIAGPDDAVAITGSSITFQCRVGGDPVPDVLWRRSAGGGNMPLGRVHVLEDRSLRLDSIVLEDEGEYSCEADNLVGVITASGILKVHSPPVLEVRPIAQSVEVGMEAFYECSANGNPKPTLFWSIEGNHTIIFPGVSWNRFQASMSTDGKSKLVIAATKKEDSGLTVVCSAVNLAGAITGRAKLLVTSEDDRPPPIIIFGPSNQTLPLKSIAEFLCTATGTPDPIISWYHRSVPVLPSSKINISENGTLTIKDLVRDDTGIYTCVASSKNGKYVWSAMLKVDSPTNPSINFFRGPDSSSLPGSPGRPTIRNLTESSVTITWSQSNKIGSSTLLGYRVEIFGGGFESWTVVARYLNYTTHTQKQLPPATQCVFLVRAENSHGLSPPSMLSETVLVGGDAIDIIMSSEDGVGTALIAEARASLQADEVVQILEVMPVDSTMVKLAWETINSFNVEGYYIYYRPLDLINMTVGEYSMQTVLHSGSASGFSISGLKKYTTYEFFLIPFYKNIDGRPSNSKIARTLEDVPLEAPTALEAFLANSSSIYLKWKAPSLGTQNGMIQYYRVIIKEAGNETKIIHNVTVPASEAGVMGGMTLSNLHSSTAYWLQMSAATSVGEGPLTLPAALTLPADMDPTSKLLNNLHSRNGMDQNPQQIESNDILTETWFLALLGSMITVTTLLLLGMFLVRMHNLQSKKSALPNLYDPRTTGTSLVTQLNLKNTVGLPHTLTASFNQNSISKTDSLLWMDNRPGSWRHSTKELHGMSDYSQVSDTGMLPEYDKINPQGMPDYAEVDASMITYRKSSLDDSETSPAAYTSVTIVGNCKQNTGSRGWIHMCAGSKSKVNEDPEEEVYPASNGGYYNRNVYSDTYFSNDRSNMFEFSDIPLNDDGQSHSQVNYSNQNFGRSVKERTYSLPQTPCSTIKRSHRLQMIRSQNMEKLKVGCDTSKERANVDLSNAYHEIRTQENPTFGLDDDQERNMPEDLNRHFYGHVQPMKLKNHHYSRPPNTRPSPTNKASMSSFSTMKNPGSFSKPEYHSTTRSEPGNQ; this is encoded by the exons ATGGTGGTGGCACGCCATCAACCCGCCACCCTTCAGTGCCGCGCTGAGGGATTGCCCACCCCCACTGTCCGATGGTTTAAAGACGGTGTTCTGTTGGTGGGAGTTGGCAGAAGGGTGGTTTTACCGGCTGGTGGGTTGTTCTTCTTGAGGACGACACACGCTCGTAGGGATTCGGATGCTGGAGTGTATTGGTGCGAAGCGGTCAACCGTTACGGTACTGCGCGTAGCCGGAACGCCACATTACAAGTTGCAG TATTAAGAGAAGAATTCAGATTAGAACCAGCAGATACGAGAGCTGCAGCTGGTGATACTGCTTTGTTAGAATGTGCCCCACCTAGAGGAACTCCTGAACCATCTGTATCGTGGAAGAAAAATGGTCAATTATTAGACCTAGAAGATAATTTGag AATACGTATAGTCGATGGTGGTAATTTAGTAATTCAAGATCTAAAACAGACTGATGATGGTCGATATCAATGTATTGCCACTAACGTGGTCGGAAAAAGAGAGTCAACGGTTGCTCATTTGATTGTAGATG TTAAACCGTTCATGATAGCTGGACCCGACGATGCTGTGGCTattaccggaagtagtattacTTTCCAATGTCGAGTAGGTGGAGATCCAGTGCCTGACGTTTTATGGAGAAGATCGGCAGGTGGCGGTAATATGCCCTTAGGTAGGGTTCACGTGCTGGAAGATCGCAGTTTACGACTGGATTCAATCGTCCTCGAAGACGAAGGGGAATACAGTTGTGAAGCGGATAATTTAGTTGGGGTAATAACGGCATCCGGCATTTTGAAAGTCCACT CTCCACCTGTGTTGGAAGTTCGTCCTATAGCTCAGAGCGTAGAAGTAGGAATGGAAGCATTTTATGAATGCTCAGCGAACGGCAATCCCAAACCAACTTTATTTTGGTCGATAGAAGGTAACCATACTATTATATTTCCTGGGGTGTCTTGGAACAGATTCCAAGCTTCCATGAGTACAGATGGAAAATCAAAGTTGGTGATAGCAGCCACCAAAAAAGAAGATTCTGGTTTAACTGTTGTATGTTCAGCTGTAAATTTAGCTGGTGCTATTACAGGAAGAGCTAAATTATTAGTAACATCAGAAGACGATAGACCACCACCAATTATTATATTTGGACCATCCAATCAAACCTTACCTTTGAAATCTATCGCAGAATTTCTATGCACTGCCACGGGAACTCCAGATCCAATTATATCATGGTACCACAGATCAGTTCCAGTTTTACCATcgtcaaaaattaatatatctGAAAACGGCACGTTAACTATCAAAGATTTAGTCAGAGATGACACAGGCATATACACGTGCGTAGCATCATCTAAGAATGGAAAATATGTTTGGAGTGCAATGTTGAAAGTCGATTCACCGACGAATCCGAGTATAAACTTCTTTAGAGGACCAGATTCGTCGTCTCTTCCCGGCTCACCAGGCAGACCTACAATAAGAAATTTGACTGAATCCAGCGTAACCATAACTTGGTCTCAAAGTAACAAAATTGGTTCATCGACTTTATTGGGATATCGTGTTGAAATATTCGGTGGAGGATTTGAATCGTGGACTGTGGTAGCTCGATATCTAAATTATACCACGCACACTCAAAAGCAACTACCACCGgctactcagtgtgttttcttAGTACGAGCTGAAAACTCTCATGGTTTATCCCCGCCAAGTATGCTTTCTGAAACTGTGCTCGTTGGTGGCGATGCTATCGATATAATTATGAGCAGTGAAGATGGAGTCGGCACAGCTTTAATTGCTGAAGCGAGAGCAAGTTTACAAGCTGACGAAGTAGTGCAAATATTGGAAGTTATGCCGGTAGATTCCACAATGGTTAAACTCGCATGGGAG ACTATCAATTCATTCAACGTTGAAggatattacatttattatcgACCGTTAGATTTAATTAATATGACAGTTGGAGAGTATAGTATGCAAACAGTGTTACATTCAGGAAGTGCATCAGGATTTTCAATATCTGGTCTCAAAAAATACACTACCTACGAATTTTTCTTAATACCATTCTATAAAAATATAGACGGAAGACCTTCAAATTCTAAAATAGCTAGAACTTTAGAAGACG TACCGCTGGAAGCACCCACTGCACTCGAAGCATTTCTAGCGAATTCATCATCCATTTATCTTAAGTGGAAGGCACCCTCATTGGGAACCCAAAATGGAATGATTCAGTACTATCGTGTTATAATAAAGGAAGCTGGAAACGAGACAAAGATAATCCACAATGTCACAGTTCCAGCATCTGAAGCGGGGGTTATGGGTGGAATGACTTTAAGTAATTTGCACTCATCGACTGCATATTGGCTTCAAATGTCAGCTGCAACTTCTGTAGGTGAAGGACCTTTGACGCTACCGGCTGCTCTTACATTACCCGCTGACATGGATCCAACTTCAAAGTTGTTAAACAATTTACATTCTAG gaATGGGATGGATCAAAATCCTCAACAGATAGAATCGAATGACATACTCACTGAGACTTGGTTTCTGGCTTTATTAGGTTCAATGATAACCGTAACGACTTTATTACTTCTCGGAATGTTTTTAGTTCGAATGCATAATTTACAATCGAAAAAGAGCGCTCTTCCCAATTTatacg atcccAGAACGACTGGAACGAGTTTGGTTacacaattaaatttgaaaaatacggTTGGACTACCGCATACGTTGACCGCATCCTTCAATCAAAATAGTATAAGCAAAACAGATTCTCTTTTGTGGATGGATAATCGTCCCGGGTCTTGGAGACATTCTACCAAAGAACTACACGGCATGTCAGATTACAGTCAAGTAAGTGATACTGGAATGCTGCCAGAGTACGACAAGATCAACCCCCAAGGAATGCCAGACTATGCTGAAGTGGATGCGTCAATGATAACATATCGGAAATCGAGCTTGGACGACTCGGAAACATCTCCAGCGGCGTACACTTCCGTGACAATAGTCGGAAACTGCAAACAAAACACTGGGTCCAgg GGGTGGATACATATGTGTGCTGGTAGCAAAAGCAAGGTGAATGAAGATCCAGAAGAAGAAGTATATCCTGCAAGCAACGGAGGTTACTACAATCGTAACGTTTATTCCGATACGTACTTCTCCAACGATAGATCGAATATGTTTGAATTTTCCGACATACCTTTGAATGATGACGGTCAAAGCCACAGCCAGGTAAActattcaaatcaaaatttcggTAGATCTGTGAAAGAGAGGACTTACTCTCTGCCTCAAACGCCATGTAGTACCATAAAGAGAAGTCATCGTCTTCAAATGATTCGATCGCAAAACATGGAGAAGTTGAAAGTTGGTTGCGATACATCCAAAGAGAGAGCCAATGTAGATTTATCTAATGCATATCACGAAATCAGGACTCAAGAGAATCCGACTTTCGGGTTGGATGACGACCAGGAAAGGAACATGCCCGAGGATTTGAATAGGCATTTTTATGGACACGTTCAACCGATGAAATTGAAAAACCATCATTATTCGAGACCGCCAAATACCCGTCCATCGCCAACAAACAAAGCTTCTATGTCGAGTTTCTCTACTATGAAGAATCCAGGATCATTTTCAAAGCCCGAATACCATTCTACAACACGAAGCGAGCCTGGAAACCAATAA
- the LOC143912114 gene encoding pancreatic triacylglycerol lipase-like, translating to MRLEKVSFVFVIFACSIQSIHMQLTLTTLLQSFMEAVSGDCTVAMQKMGLSYTSMATQANTRLANCSLKLYSDTDKFVYPLSIAANNITQSPYFKNGLKTVIIYHGYMGDSEGSFMLSLVKAIKAAGNANVLQYEHSSMTRDMYFQAVTLGQYAGEALGKVLANMYSLGVRNFHLIGLSLGAQVAAFTAKEFYKITGVKIEQLTGLDPSGPCYYKVPASQRLAKTDADFVDVIHTDLGVFGVSSSVGHVDFFPNSGSNMPGCWGVNLCNHVDSIIYYTESAFISKNAFNSVNCIDWNTFINKGCTNNTQVSMGYWLPNTVPNGNYYLKTSDKAVYALGNAGI from the exons ATGAGGTTAGAAAAAGTTTCGtttgtttttgtcatttttGCATGTAGTATTCAAAGTATTCACATGCAATTAACGTTAACAACTTTGCTGCAGAGTTTTATGGAAGCAGTTTCTGGCGACT GTACTGTGGCTATGCAAAAAATGGGCTTATCATACACATCGATGGCAACTCAAGCTAATACAAGATTGGCCAACTGCTCCTTAAAACTGTACAGCGATACCGATAag ttTGTTTATCCGTTAAGTATCGCTGCCAACAATATAACGCAATCACCGTATTTTAAAAATGGTTTAAAAACGGTTATTATATATCATGGATATATGGGAGATTCAGAAGGCTCATTTATGTTGAGTTTGGTAAAAGCAATTAAGGCAGCTGGTAATGCAAATGTACTACAATACGAACATAGCTCTATGACTAGAGACATGTATTTTCAAGCTGTCACATTGGGTCAATATGCAGGAGAGGCTCTAGGAAAAGTGTTAGCAAATATGTATTCAC ttGGTGTCCGAAATTTCCACTTGATTGGTCTTAGTTTGGGAGCTCAAGTAGCCGCCTTTACCGCCAaagaattttacaaaataacagGTGTTAAAATTGAACAGCTTACTGGGCTCGATCCATCCGGGCCATGTTATTATAAAGTACCCGCTTCTCAAAGATTGGCAAAAACTGATGCAGATTTTGTTGATGTCATACATACTGACTTGGGCGTTTTCGGAGTTTCAAGTTCCGTAG GTCACGTAGACTTTTTCCCCAATAGTGGAAGTAACATGCCTGGCTGCTGGGGAGTTAATCTTTGTAACCATGTAGATTCTATCATATATTATACCGAAAGTGCTTTTATtagtaaaaatgcatttaattcGGTCAATTGTATCGATTGGAATACTTTTATTAACAAAGGATGCACTAATAATACCCAAGTTTCAATGGGTTATTGGTTACCAAATACTGTACCAAACGGCAACTACTATTTAAAAACATCGGATAAGGCCGTGTATGCATTAGGGAATGCAGGAATTTAG